The window ACCAGGATGGCTCACTGGTAGCGTGTGACTTTGGCCGGAACGCGATTGTTCGCATCAAGCCATCTGGCGTCTGCTCGGAAGTTGCTCGCACAATCGGAGGCCGGCCGCTGGAGGCGCCGAACGACCTGGCATTCGATCCCCATGGCAACCTCTACGTCACCTGTCCCGGCGGCTCCGGCAAGGCAAACCCGGTTGGTAGAATCTACCGAATCGCTCATGGCGCCAACACAGTATCACAAGTTGCCGCCGACATGGCGTTTCCGAACGGTCTGGCCTTCTCCGCCGACGGCAAAGTGTTATTCGTTGCGGAGTCTCAGCATAACCGTATCGTCCGGTTCCGCGTTAACGACGATGGTTCGCTGGGAGATCTGGAGCCGTTCGCCGATCTTTCCCCGGCAGGAAACGGTGAGCCGGACGGCCTGAACCTGGACATTGCCGGCAACCTGTGGATTGCACACTACGGCGCCCACCAGGTGCTGGTAGTGGATACCTCCGGACATATCGCCAAAACCATACCGCTGGCTCACAACTCCGACGGCGGGCCGACAAACGTTGAGTTTGGGGGTCCGCAAATGGATTTGCTCTTCGTTACCGATCCTGGTGCGGCATGTTTATGGCGAGCGCACGTGGATACGCCCGGTCTCCGACTCTTCTGTTCACCGAAGGACCAAGGATACTAAAGATGTACAAGGCACTTGCACCGCATGCCATCGGCATGAATCCAGTCGACCTCGAAACGGCATTGAAGTTGGCCGCCGAAAGCGGTTTCCAGGGTCTTGAACTGAACGCGCGCGATATTGCATCGCGTGTGAAAGCCAAAGGGTCCGACAGCGTCAAGTCCCTGTTCCACGCGGCAGGCGTTGTACCGGCCGCGTTCGGCTTTACAGTCGACATCCGTGCCGAAGAGGATGCGTACCGAGTTTCGGTGGGCGAGCTTGCGTCTCTTGCCTCCGCCTGCGCTTCTGTTGGCTGCCTCCGCACGGGCACCTGGATACTTTCTGGATCGAACGAGCTGGACTTCTCCGCTAATCGCGACTTCCACTTAAAACGCCTGACGCCTGTTGCGACGGTGCTCGCGGATTGCGGAGTTCGGCTGGCTCTAGAGTTCCTTGGCCCGTTAACCATCCGGGAGCGCTTCACGCATCCATTCGTCTGCGACCTGGCGGGCATGCTCGAATTGGCGCACGATGTTAGCCCGAACA of the Armatimonadota bacterium genome contains:
- a CDS encoding sugar phosphate isomerase/epimerase encodes the protein MYKALAPHAIGMNPVDLETALKLAAESGFQGLELNARDIASRVKAKGSDSVKSLFHAAGVVPAAFGFTVDIRAEEDAYRVSVGELASLASACASVGCLRTGTWILSGSNELDFSANRDFHLKRLTPVATVLADCGVRLALEFLGPLTIRERFTHPFVCDLAGMLELAHDVSPNTGLLLDAWHWYTSHGTLESLRALTNENVVMVHVNDAPVGVEIDAQVDNTRALPGETGVIDIAGFLKALDAAGYDGPVTPEPFKRSLSELPSDSDRAQLVGSAMDAIFRSAGVTPIV
- a CDS encoding SMP-30/gluconolactonase/LRE family protein, coding for MISRRTLLISAVGSRLAAKSGRHFQHFRKHAMLSTFEKVAENLQFPEGPAWNGRDALFCSNCSADYITRVDLHNNSSIAFRAGDATGTFRFEKTNGMTFYQDGSLVACDFGRNAIVRIKPSGVCSEVARTIGGRPLEAPNDLAFDPHGNLYVTCPGGSGKANPVGRIYRIAHGANTVSQVAADMAFPNGLAFSADGKVLFVAESQHNRIVRFRVNDDGSLGDLEPFADLSPAGNGEPDGLNLDIAGNLWIAHYGAHQVLVVDTSGHIAKTIPLAHNSDGGPTNVEFGGPQMDLLFVTDPGAACLWRAHVDTPGLRLFCSPKDQGY